The Flavobacterium faecale genomic sequence ATTCCACCGAAAGCTTTTTTATCCTATTTGGTGCTTTTTTACTTATTGCTACTTACGAGTTTTGCGCTCTAGTACACATAAACAAAATCATTCCTATTATATTAGCATCAGTAACGTACGGTATATTTTGTGCGATTACATTTGCAGTTGACGGACCTTTATTTCTATTAAAATTCAATAGAACATTCGATCTTTCTATTTTATTCTCTACCCTATTTGTATCTGCTAAGTGCATCCATTTGCTGTTTGATACAAAGACAGGTAAAATAGATGCTTTCTCAAAATATGTGTATCTTATAGGATATGTAATTCTACCCTTCATTATCCTAACAAAAATACCTTTTGGAATCGCTGGGTATAATCCAAAGATTCTAATAAGTATCTTTATTTTGATTTGGACCAACGACTCCTTTGCTTATATTGTGGGGAAATCAATAGGGAAGACAAAATTATTTGAACGTATTTCTCCAAAAAAGACTATCGAAGGATTTTTGGGCGGTGTATTTTTTGCCGTTATTGCTAGTTACATTATAGCAGTTTACTACATTCAAATTGCTGAAGCTAAAATTTTCATTTGGATCATAATTGCCCTTATTGTTGGTTTTTTTGGAACCATAGGCGATTTAATAGAGTCCAAATTCAAACGAATTGCTGAAGTAAAAGACAGCGGAAAAATAATGCCTGGCCACGGAGGCGTACTAGATCGACTAGATAGTGTTATATTTGTAGCACCAATTGTATTTTTATTTTATCAAATTTTAAATTATGTTTCATAAAGAAGGAACCAAGACCATTTTATTAGGACTTATTTTTACCGTTGCAGCTTTATTGCTGTCAGATCGTTTTGTAGAAATATTTTGGGTACAAAAACTAATTCAAATCAGTGCATTCTTGATTTTGATCATCATTTTACAATTCTTTAGAAACCCTAAAAGAAATGCAATTCAGAATGAGAATCATGTGCTTGCACCAGTTGATGGTAAAGTAGTGGTAATTGAAGAAGTGTACGAAGGAGAATACTTTAAAGAAAAAAGACTTCAAGTTTCGATTTTCATGTCGCCTATTAATGTACACGTAACGCGCTACGCCATTAGTGGTTTGGTAAAATTCAGTAAATACCATCCAGGTAAATTTTTGGTTGCATGGCACCCAAAAGCAAGTGAAGAAAACGAAAGAACAACCATTGTAGTAGAGAATCAAACCTTTGGAGCTATTTTGTACAGACAGATTGCTGGAGCATTGGCTCGTCGAATTGTAAATTACGCAGTCGAAGGGACACAAGTAGTACAAGGTACAGATGCTGGATTTATTAAATTTGGATCAAGAGTTGATATCTTCTTGCCCATTGGAACACCTATCAATGTAGTTCTTAATCAAAAAGCTATTGGAGGAACGACCATTATTGCTTCTAAATAATAATGAGCACTAAAGATTTAGAAACTCAATTTCAAGAAGCCTTAGAAATTGCCTCAGCTATGACACAAGCCTCATTGCCGCAGGATGTTCAATTACGATTATATGCTTATTACAAACAAGCGACCAAAGGATCATTAAATCCTATGCAATTGAACACAAATAGTTTTCACCTTCGTGATGCTTTCAAAACAAATGCTTGGATGCAAATTAGACATATAAGTGCAGATGAGGCTAAAATATGTTATGTAGAAATTATAAACGCACTTTTAGAAAATCCCAATTCATATGAAAACGAATAAATTTTTTATAGTTAGTACCGCTTTTATACTTGTTTTACTTTCTTGCAACAAAAAAAAATATACAGAAGTAGTTGAAGTACCACTCCCTACTGCTCAAGAAAAAATTACAATCGGAATGCCTGAGGATGTTTCTGCAGCGGAAGGATCATTTTTAATGGACAAATTGCCTTATCCTTATGATGCTTTAGCTCCAACTGTTTCACCTCTTACATTAGAAACACATTATTCCAAACATTATTTAACCTATACAAACAACTTCAATAAAGCAGTTGCAGGTACAGGCTTAGAAAATTTATCGATTGAAGAAGTTCTTGCACAATTGGACTTAAACAATGCCGAATTAAGACAAAACGCTGGCGGATACTACAACCACGGACTGTACTGGAAATCTATGGCACCCAACGCCGGAGGATCACCAACAGATACCATTGCATCGGTGATTAATAGGGACTTCGGATCTTACAATGACTTTAAAACGGCTTTTAAAACGGAAGCTTCTAAACAATTTGGATCTGCTTGGGTATGGTTAGTAGTAGACAAAGCTGGTAAATTACATATAACTAGTACACAAAACCAAGACAACCCATTGATGCGTAATGCAGTGATCAAAGGAACACCACTTATTGCTCTTGATCTTTGGGAACATGCTTATTACTTGGGATACCAATACCGACGAAGAAGTTATATCGATTCCTTTTTTAATGTCTTGAATTGGAAAAAAATAAACGAAATGTACGAGAGTGCTACTCGAAAAAAATATTATTAAAGTATAAAAAAACGGATAGCAATCGCTATCCGTTTTTTTGTACTTTTATTTCAACTCCAGAATTACAGATTCCAAAGGCGACAGTTGCATCGCAATAGCTCCTTCTCCATTGCTGACTTGGAGACTCCATTTTATCTTTTTGTACAGCTGATCAACCACCTTATAAGTACCATCGGCTAAATTCCATTTCTCAATGACGAGTTTTGGTACTTTCAGGTTAAAAGTACTTGTCTGCTCTGCAGAGAAATTAGTAACAACTATTAGCTTTTGATTCTCAGACCAACGCGTGAAACTATAAATTGCTGTATCATATCCTTCTGTATGATATCGATTGGCAAACTGAATTTCTTGAAATTCGCCCATTAAGGCTGTACTTTCTAAGGTGAAATTCAGTAGCCTTTTATAGAAATCTCTTAGTGAGGCTTCCGCCGCTGTCAATTGTCCTCCATCAAACTTACCTTCGTTAATCCAACGTTGGTGCGAAGGAACACCAATATAGTCAAAAATTGAAGTGCGAGAATGCGTACCGAAACCTGCATTTTCGTTGGCTGGCTCGCCTACTTCTTGACCAAAATAAATCATGACAGGTGCACTGCTTATCGTTGCTGACACCACCATCATAGGTTTCCCTTTGTCAGCATCACCGGCAAATTCTGGACTTGCTATACGTTGCTCATCATGATTATCCAAAAATTTCAACATATGATGACTGATATCCCACATGTCATATTGTATCTGTGTCAGTTCATCAGGCCACGAACGTCCTTGTATGACATCTTTCAATTTATCATAGGTACCCACTTTGTCATACAAATAATCCATTTTTCCCATTTTGATATAATTGTAATACAAATCAGGATTATAAACTTCTGCCAATAAAAACGCGTCTGGCCTCTTCATTTTGATTGCTGAATTCATAAAACTCCAAAATTCAAACGGAACAAGCTCAGCCATGTCATATCGAAAACCGTCCACCCCTTTATCAATCCAATACAATGCGATATCTCTAAATTTGTACCAGGAGTCGGGCACGGTTTTGTCTTGCCAAAATTCAAAATGCTTTTCAAAAGATTCCGTATCGTATCCCCATGGCAAATACGGAAAATCAACCTGCCCGTCTGGACGTACACCATAATTTATTTTGGCAGTTTCATACCAATCATTCTTATCTGGACGTGCTTTTCTAGAACCGTTACCTGTCCATTTAGCAGGCATTTCGACAAAAGGGTGATCTAATAAAGGATTGGCTTCACCACCCAGTGGAGGCTCGATATCTGGCAACTCAAAAGCAGTATTAGGAATATAGTAAAAATTATTATTGGCATCATATTCTACTGATGTGTTATCATTCGAACCAAAATCAGTCACTCCTTCTGGATTGGTTTTACCTTCGTACTTGCGTGCTACGTGATTGGGAACAATATCAATAATCACCTTCATACCCGCCTTGTGTGTACGCGCTATCAAAGCTTCAAATTCTTGCAAACGATTGGCAGGGTCAACTGCAAGATCAGGGTTAACGTTGTAATAATCCTTGACTGCATAAGGAGAACCCGCTCTCCCCTTCACCACCGATGGATGGTCATTTGAGATTCCGATATCCGTATAATCATTAATCAAAGCATGATGTGGCACTCCGGTATACCAAATATGGGTAACGCCAAGTTTTTTAATTTCTCGTAGGGCTTTGGGTGTAAAATCATTAAATTTTCCTACGCCATTCTCTTCAATTGTTCCCCAAGGCTTGTTGGTTGTATTTGTGTTTCCAAAAAGTCGTGTAAAAACATGATAAACAACTTTTTTCCCTTCAGTACCCAGTTTTGTATCTTTCTCCATAACTCCTTTGTTTTTGTTTTCGAAAAATTACTATTCAAAAAACATCGCGTGTCTATTTTCAATTGTCTAAATATACAGTTTTCTAAAAAATATTCATTTGTAACAGGATCATTATTTTCAACTTGGCTACCTTTCGATCTAAAACATTTTCATTTTCGAAAAATAAAAAAAGAATCACTACTTAAAAATAGCAATATCCTTTTATTACTCCTTTTCTTGTACTAAATTTGAAACAATTTGATTTTCAAAATTCAAATTATCAGATTAACAATACACGTAAAAAAAACTATATGGCATCGGGATTATTTTTATTATTAGATGATATTGCAGCATTGATGGATGATGTGGTAGTGATGAGCAAAATTGCAACCAAGAAAACTGCTGGAATCTTAGGTGATGATTTGGCTGTAAACGCCGAAAAAGCTTCAGGATTTGTGTCTTCCAGAGAAATTCCGGTATTGTGGGCTATTACCAAAGGTTCGTTACTAAACAAATTAATTATTCTGCCATTTGCATTTATATTGAGTTACTTTCTACCTGACTCGATTACCATCATCCTATCACTTGGAGCGGTATATTTGGCATACGAAGGGGTTGAAAAAATCTACGAATACATTGTCCCTCATCATCATGCTGAAACAAGTACGACAACTATAGCGTTATCTGAAACTGAAATTTTGGCTCTTGAGAAAGACAAAATCAAGTCGGCTATTATTACTGATTTTATTCTATCTATCGAAATTGTAATCATTGCATTAGGTACTGTACTAGAGAAAGACATTGCTACTCAAATCATGGTAGTTTCATTTATCGCTGTACTTGCTACCGTAGGTGTGTACGGAATCGTTGCCATGATTGTAAGAATGGACGATTTTGGTATGTTTTTATCGAAAAAATCGAGTGGTGCTTTGAAGTTTATAGGAACTATTTTAATCAAGGCATTACCATTGGTCATAAAATCGTCGGCTATCATAGGAACAATTGCCTTACTACTTGTTTCTGGTGGAATCTTTAAACACAATATTGCTTACTTTCATCATTTCCTAGAAACTCTTCCGGCAATGGCTAGTGAATTTTTCCTTGGGCTAGCTGTTGGTATCGTTGCATTAATCGTAATTAGTGCTGTTCAATGGGCTTGGAAAAAAGTAAAGTCATAAAAAACAAAATCAGGTCTTGATCTGACTTTCACATACAAAAAAACCATTACAACTAGAAGCATTAATAAATGCTGCGTTGTAATGGTTTTTATTTTTATAAAGAAAAAGCGAATAAATTATTTCTTCTTTTTCTTAGCGGCTCTTGTTTTAAGCATATTTCTATTCACAGAACCATGTGTTTTCTTTTTCGTTTTTGATGGACCACCTAAATTAACTTTGGTGTTCTTCTTGGCCTTATCATGAAAAGCACCATCTCCGTCTGGCTTTTTCTTTTTGGCATATTTAATTACTTGACGGTCTTTTTCTGGTTCGATTAGTTTCAAAGAAATCTCTACTTCTTCAGGGAAATCTTCGATGTCTAACTCCATATTCATCAACACCTCTACCTCAACTTTGGATTCTTCTTCTCTAGGCGTTACAAAACTTACCGCTGTACCCGTAGCATCAGCACGACCTGTACGCCCAATACGGTGCATGTACAACTCACCTGCTTCTGGCATTTCGAAGTTAATTACGTGTGTAATATTCGATATATCAAGACCTCTGGCCATAATGTCGGTCGTTATTAATCCACGTAGATTACCAGCCTGAAACTCAGCCATGGTTGTCAAACGGTAATTTTGCGACTTATTGGAGTGAATCACACCAAACTGCCCTTCAAAATCTTCTTCCATTCTTTCGAAAACCATATCAGAGATTTTCTTATTGTTTACGAACACCAAAATTCTACTCATGTCTTCATTGGTAGCCAACAAATGCTTTAGTAAATTAATTTTGGTATTAAAGTTAGGTACATTATAGGTGATTTGCGTGATATTCTCCAAGGGTGTACCTGAAGCTGAAAGAGTAACCTCTTCTGGATAATCAAAGTAATCGTTCAAAATAGCATCTACCTCTTCTGTCATGGTGGCAGAAAACAATATGTTTTGACGTTTTTTTGGCATCATAGCCAAGATTGATGTAAGTTGAAGTCTAAATCCTAAATTAAGCATTTCGTCAAACTCATCAATAACCAATTTTTGCATCTCTTCAAATCGGATCACATTATCCAATGTTAAATCCATGATTCGTCCTGGCGTACCCACCAAGATATCGCAACCGGTATACACTGTTGTTTTTTGAGTATTGATATTCACACCTCCAAAAATACCAACAGTTCTAACCGACATATATTGGGTTAGTTTCTCTACTTCTTCCACCACTTGAACTACAAGTTCGCGCGTTGGTACTAGAATAACAATTTTGGGTGTATGACCTGGAGTAAATTTATACAATTTTAATAATGGCAACAGGTAGGCAAAAGTTTTACCTGTACCTGTTTGTGCAATCCCCATCATATCGCGACCGGACATGATTACTGAAAAAGATTTTTCCTGAATTGGAGTTGGTGTTACAAATCCCAAGTCATCAATTGCTTTTTGTACTGATTTTGGAAGATTAAATTGCTCAAAAGTGCTCATAAAACGTATATTTTGTGCAAAGATACACTAAAATAACTAGTATGCCCATGCCGTGGTGATTCTAAACCATCAAATTAGAAAGAGGTCATTACAACTTTCTCTTTCGAAAAAAAGAAATGAGGTTTATCTTTAATCAAAAAATGAAGGATCGAAAATAATTAAACAAAAAAAAACTAAATAAATCTCGAAAGATTTATCTAGTTTTTCTAAAACTAAGAACAAAAAACTAATCAAATTTATTTTTTACCAACTGCAATTTTAGACAAATAATCTTCGACTGATGTATAAAATATAGGTAGGAATGCAAATGGAATTAAATAGAAAACTGAGATATTATCGGATGCACCTGCAAATAAATTCTTTGGAGGGAAACCAATTAAATCAGCACCAAAATTTACTACGGATGTAAAATGGTATTTGGCCAAGGTAAATTGCAAGATTACAAGTACTGCAAATACGATGTTGATCATCATTTGAACCAAAGGCATTTTTAAGTAACTAGTTAAGTAGTGAAATGGAAAGATAATAAGTGAAACGATCACTACCGATTCAAAATCTGCTAAAATCTTATAACCAAATTTAAAAACTGAGGTGGAAAAAGAAGCATCGGAAAACAATCCGACTACCGATTCAAAAAAACTAATGAACCACAAGATCATTAATAATGAGGTTACTAAGGTGATGAAACTTGAATTACTGTTATTCTGTAATATTTTTTTCATGATGTTGACTTTTTAATTAATTTTTCGGGGCTTTCTTATAATTATACTTCAAAAGTAAAAAGAAAAACTTTTTAAACTCGTTAAAAAACACAAATAATCGACTAAATACATGTATTAGGTTTTAAAAATAGATTTATCTTACAATAAGAAATCTATCAATTAAGCTAACACAACTTTTTTGGATAATAATAAGGTTGTTAATTCCAAAACTTCAGCTGAGATATACGTAACCAACATCAAAAGCCTTCAAAAACTCCCAAGCCAAACAAAGCAAAATCATATTTTGAAGGATCGTTTGGATCAAGTTCTCTTAATGCTGCATCAAGTTCAGCAAGCGCTTTGGCATCATTTTGCTTGCGTGTAAGGAGTCCGAGCTTACGGGCTACGTTACCCGAATGCACATCAAGCGGACAGGAAAGTGCACGCATCGAAACGGTTTTCCAAATTCCAAGATCAACGCCTTTGGTGTCTTGACGGCACATCCATCTCAGATACATGTGCAACCTCTTGGCCGCAGAACCTTTGAGCGGATCCGAAACATGTTTCTCTGTTCGTACCAAATGCGGAATTTCAAAAAAGGTTCGCTTAAACTCTGATATACTTTTTTGCATCGAATGTGGCTCTTGATGCTTTGCAAAAACGGCTTCCAAACCTTGATGATTTTCGTAAATATTGCGGAGACTTTGGACAAAAAAGGTAAAATCTTGCGCATTAAAGGTACGATGCACAAAACGTTCTAATCGCTCAAGGTCATGATCGGTATGCGTCATCACAAAATCATAAGGCGTACTGCCCATCATCTCCATCATGCGATGACTATTTTTGATAATCATCGTTCGGTTTCCCCACGCAATAGTAGCACTCAAAAAACCTGCAATTTCTACATCTTCCTTTTGGGTAAAAAGATGCGGAATTTGAACGGGATCACTGTCTATGAAATCACGAGTATTGTACTGAATTACTTTTTGGTCTAGAAAATCTTTTAGTTCGTCTTTGTTCATTTTATTTTTTTTGCATAAAATCCGTCAGCTAGGTCTTGGGTGCGCATTTGCGGGACATAACCAAAATACTGTTCAAAATAAGCCAGTTCATATTTATTTGTAGCTGGCAAGGATGCGTTACCAATTTCCCAAAATAGAGAATTCGCATGGGGAGAAAAGTATAATAAATTTCCCTTTTGAATCCTTTCGAAAGAAAGTCCTAAACTACTATTGCTATGTGGATAAATAAGATTCTCGATCGAAAAAACGCGGTTGGTTTGAAAATTTGGATTTGCAGATAAGGATTGTAACGGTATTTTATTACTCAGCATTATAAGTACCAAAAATAGAGAACAAAACTGCAAAGCCATCAATATCCTTTTATTTTTCAGATAATAAACCACAAACAACAAAATAAATACTAGTATAAAATTGATGAAAAATCGGTATTGAGGAGACGTGAAAAACAACAATACTAGTTGGACTGTCATAATGCAATACACCACTCCTATTGCTTTTCTTTTTCGAAAAAAACCAAAAATAACTGGTACGATGAAAAGTAAAAGTACTGCCAAAGCATTAAAAAAACCATGCAAACCCGACAAAGTAATCCAACGATAGAAACGATCTACTGGACTAAAACTAGCAAATTGATCGGAGGTACAATTAAAGGCAACCAATTTTGTTTGTTCAAAATAAAATTGAGCAATGGGGATTGGCATAGCATAATCGACAGACATAAACTGAAATCCAACCACAGGAAAAAAAGGATAACCCGAGACAATGGTATTTTTACTTATAAACAGAAGTAACACCAAACCTCCCAGCACAGTCATCCGTAAAAGCACCGATTTTACTGTTTTAAATTGAGTACAGAGAATGTAAAAAGGGAACAATACCAGTGCAACTGCCGTCGGCTTCAAATAACATGCGAAAACCGCCAGTACAAAAGTTATAATAAAAACTTGTGGATAGCCATAGTTCTCTTTTTCGAAAAAAATATAAACAATTAAAAACGTACAACAATATATAGGTAAATCTGGTGAAGGAGCGCTCACAAACTGAAATAGGAAAAGCGCTAGAAGAGGCAATATTCCTATGAAGTTTAAAACTTTAGTTTCCTTGTTTAGATCTACATTGTATTTATCGAAAGCAAAACCCAAAAGAAGCCACAAACACAGGCCATTCAAATCATTAAAACGATCGTACAAAAACGAAAAATTAAAAGCCGCCTGTGTTACATGCCACCCACTAGAAACCGCCAAAAAAGGATGCAAATTTGCAATGCCCTTGACCAAACCATATTCGTTAAGCCATTTTATGGTTTGTATGTAATAAGATTCATTGTCCACAATAAAAGGTGCCGTAGCTGATTGTGCCAGTAATACAATAGAAAAACCGGCAAATAATACTTG encodes the following:
- a CDS encoding superoxide dismutase, with the protein product MKTNKFFIVSTAFILVLLSCNKKKYTEVVEVPLPTAQEKITIGMPEDVSAAEGSFLMDKLPYPYDALAPTVSPLTLETHYSKHYLTYTNNFNKAVAGTGLENLSIEEVLAQLDLNNAELRQNAGGYYNHGLYWKSMAPNAGGSPTDTIASVINRDFGSYNDFKTAFKTEASKQFGSAWVWLVVDKAGKLHITSTQNQDNPLMRNAVIKGTPLIALDLWEHAYYLGYQYRRRSYIDSFFNVLNWKKINEMYESATRKKYY
- a CDS encoding LIC_10190 family membrane protein produces the protein MATLKVLKIQIDNFYFTAFFGLFGATVLASLWSLFGRLNIEFHIFLLVLNGLLLYFLWSDCKQLYTRFLHQIKNLNWPVQVLFAGFSIVLLAQSATAPFIVDNESYYIQTIKWLNEYGLVKGIANLHPFLAVSSGWHVTQAAFNFSFLYDRFNDLNGLCLWLLLGFAFDKYNVDLNKETKVLNFIGILPLLALFLFQFVSAPSPDLPIYCCTFLIVYIFFEKENYGYPQVFIITFVLAVFACYLKPTAVALVLFPFYILCTQFKTVKSVLLRMTVLGGLVLLLFISKNTIVSGYPFFPVVGFQFMSVDYAMPIPIAQFYFEQTKLVAFNCTSDQFASFSPVDRFYRWITLSGLHGFFNALAVLLLFIVPVIFGFFRKRKAIGVVYCIMTVQLVLLFFTSPQYRFFINFILVFILLFVVYYLKNKRILMALQFCSLFLVLIMLSNKIPLQSLSANPNFQTNRVFSIENLIYPHSNSSLGLSFERIQKGNLLYFSPHANSLFWEIGNASLPATNKYELAYFEQYFGYVPQMRTQDLADGFYAKKIK
- a CDS encoding alpha-amylase family glycosyl hydrolase, with the translated sequence MEKDTKLGTEGKKVVYHVFTRLFGNTNTTNKPWGTIEENGVGKFNDFTPKALREIKKLGVTHIWYTGVPHHALINDYTDIGISNDHPSVVKGRAGSPYAVKDYYNVNPDLAVDPANRLQEFEALIARTHKAGMKVIIDIVPNHVARKYEGKTNPEGVTDFGSNDNTSVEYDANNNFYYIPNTAFELPDIEPPLGGEANPLLDHPFVEMPAKWTGNGSRKARPDKNDWYETAKINYGVRPDGQVDFPYLPWGYDTESFEKHFEFWQDKTVPDSWYKFRDIALYWIDKGVDGFRYDMAELVPFEFWSFMNSAIKMKRPDAFLLAEVYNPDLYYNYIKMGKMDYLYDKVGTYDKLKDVIQGRSWPDELTQIQYDMWDISHHMLKFLDNHDEQRIASPEFAGDADKGKPMMVVSATISSAPVMIYFGQEVGEPANENAGFGTHSRTSIFDYIGVPSHQRWINEGKFDGGQLTAAEASLRDFYKRLLNFTLESTALMGEFQEIQFANRYHTEGYDTAIYSFTRWSENQKLIVVTNFSAEQTSTFNLKVPKLVIEKWNLADGTYKVVDQLYKKIKWSLQVSNGEGAIAMQLSPLESVILELK
- a CDS encoding DUF808 domain-containing protein, producing the protein MASGLFLLLDDIAALMDDVVVMSKIATKKTAGILGDDLAVNAEKASGFVSSREIPVLWAITKGSLLNKLIILPFAFILSYFLPDSITIILSLGAVYLAYEGVEKIYEYIVPHHHAETSTTTIALSETEILALEKDKIKSAIITDFILSIEIVIIALGTVLEKDIATQIMVVSFIAVLATVGVYGIVAMIVRMDDFGMFLSKKSSGALKFIGTILIKALPLVIKSSAIIGTIALLLVSGGIFKHNIAYFHHFLETLPAMASEFFLGLAVGIVALIVISAVQWAWKKVKS
- a CDS encoding phosphatidate cytidylyltransferase, producing the protein MNETLKRSISGAVYIILLISCLLYSTESFFILFGAFLLIATYEFCALVHINKIIPIILASVTYGIFCAITFAVDGPLFLLKFNRTFDLSILFSTLFVSAKCIHLLFDTKTGKIDAFSKYVYLIGYVILPFIILTKIPFGIAGYNPKILISIFILIWTNDSFAYIVGKSIGKTKLFERISPKKTIEGFLGGVFFAVIASYIIAVYYIQIAEAKIFIWIIIALIVGFFGTIGDLIESKFKRIAEVKDSGKIMPGHGGVLDRLDSVIFVAPIVFLFYQILNYVS
- a CDS encoding DEAD/DEAH box helicase, whose amino-acid sequence is MSTFEQFNLPKSVQKAIDDLGFVTPTPIQEKSFSVIMSGRDMMGIAQTGTGKTFAYLLPLLKLYKFTPGHTPKIVILVPTRELVVQVVEEVEKLTQYMSVRTVGIFGGVNINTQKTTVYTGCDILVGTPGRIMDLTLDNVIRFEEMQKLVIDEFDEMLNLGFRLQLTSILAMMPKKRQNILFSATMTEEVDAILNDYFDYPEEVTLSASGTPLENITQITYNVPNFNTKINLLKHLLATNEDMSRILVFVNNKKISDMVFERMEEDFEGQFGVIHSNKSQNYRLTTMAEFQAGNLRGLITTDIMARGLDISNITHVINFEMPEAGELYMHRIGRTGRADATGTAVSFVTPREEESKVEVEVLMNMELDIEDFPEEVEISLKLIEPEKDRQVIKYAKKKKPDGDGAFHDKAKKNTKVNLGGPSKTKKKTHGSVNRNMLKTRAAKKKKK
- a CDS encoding TIGR02757 family protein, translating into MNKDELKDFLDQKVIQYNTRDFIDSDPVQIPHLFTQKEDVEIAGFLSATIAWGNRTMIIKNSHRMMEMMGSTPYDFVMTHTDHDLERLERFVHRTFNAQDFTFFVQSLRNIYENHQGLEAVFAKHQEPHSMQKSISEFKRTFFEIPHLVRTEKHVSDPLKGSAAKRLHMYLRWMCRQDTKGVDLGIWKTVSMRALSCPLDVHSGNVARKLGLLTRKQNDAKALAELDAALRELDPNDPSKYDFALFGLGVFEGF
- a CDS encoding acyl-CoA-binding protein — encoded protein: MSTKDLETQFQEALEIASAMTQASLPQDVQLRLYAYYKQATKGSLNPMQLNTNSFHLRDAFKTNAWMQIRHISADEAKICYVEIINALLENPNSYENE
- a CDS encoding phosphatidylserine decarboxylase family protein; this translates as MFHKEGTKTILLGLIFTVAALLLSDRFVEIFWVQKLIQISAFLILIIILQFFRNPKRNAIQNENHVLAPVDGKVVVIEEVYEGEYFKEKRLQVSIFMSPINVHVTRYAISGLVKFSKYHPGKFLVAWHPKASEENERTTIVVENQTFGAILYRQIAGALARRIVNYAVEGTQVVQGTDAGFIKFGSRVDIFLPIGTPINVVLNQKAIGGTTIIASK